In the Brassica napus cultivar Da-Ae chromosome A7, Da-Ae, whole genome shotgun sequence genome, one interval contains:
- the LOC106352710 gene encoding uncharacterized protein At2g33490-like isoform X2 — protein sequence MMKASLGRLRRFALPTKVDAVNIEELFPTTQIDGLARASKDMQEMREGYDRLLSVAAATANSAYEFSESLGEMGSCLEQISPHNDEESGRILLKLGQVQFELQKLVDTYRSQIFKTITRPSESLLSDLRTVEDMKQQCEEKRDVVKNMVMEHVKDKVHLKGSKGEKLIRRQLETARDELQDEATLCIFRLKSLKEGQARSLLTQAARHHTAQKHLFLAGLKSLEAVEKQVRIAAERQHIDCELSDNENEMESSEDDDDDDRHFNRDGELSFDYITSEQRVEALPTPQGSMKVNADHREENPMSYQDRRKSSHSAPLFPHEKSANAYVLPTPVDSKSSSIFTQANHSAHLWHSSPLEPIKTVHKEAETNIYSRLPRPSETTQHAFSGPVKPSSTRLPVPGQAHSSSPRMSPAASPPLASSPRINELHELPRPPGQSAPPRRSKSPGLTGHSAPVTTWSQERSNVAVSKNIVASPLPVPPLVVPRSYSIPSVNQREQPFPDTDRVVSPPPLPLTPASLMNLRSLSRSRSRVGEAASQSGQIRGVKLIGR from the exons ATGATGAAAGCATCGTTAGGGAGGTTAAGGAGATTCGCATTGCCCACCAAGGTCGATGCGGTTAATATTGAAGAGCTTTTTCCTACTACACAGATTGATGGCCTTGCTCGAGCCTCCAAG GATATGCAAGAAATGAGGGAGGGTTATGATAGATTACTCTCTGTGGCTGCTGCCACTGCCAATAGCGCTTATG AGTTTTCTGAATCATTGGGGGAGATGGGTTCATGCTTGGAGCAAATCTCTCCTCATAACGATGAAGAAAGTG GTAGAATTTTGCTCAAGTTGGGTCAAGTTCAGTTTGAGCTTCAGAAACTCGTCGACACTTAT CGTTCTCAAATATTCAAGACCATTACACGACCGTCAGAGTCACTTCTCAGTGACCTTAGAACCGTCGAG GATATGAAGCAACAATGTGAAGAAAAGAG AGACGTTGTTAAGAACATGGTGATGGAGCATGTGAAAGACAAGGTACACCTTAAAGGCAGTAAAGGGGAGAAACTTATACGCCGACAGTTGGAGACTGCTCGTGATGAGCTACAAGACGAGGCCACCTTGTGCATTTTCCGATTAAAATCTCTAAAGGAAGGACAAGCTCGAAGTCTCCTCACACAAGCAGCCCGCCACCACACTGCTCAG AAGCATCTGTTCTTGGCTGGTCTAAAATCACTTGAGGCAGTAGAGAAACAAGTCAGAATTGCTGCGGAGAGACAACACATCGACTGTGAGCTCTCTGATAACGAGAACGAAATGGAATCTagtgaggatgatgatgatgatgaccgACATTTTAACAGAGATGGAGAACTCAGCTTTGACTACATAACAAGTGAGCAGAGAGTAGAAGCTCTACCTACACCACAAGGATCGATGAAGGTAAATGCAGATCATAGAGAAGAGAACCCAATGTCATACCAAGATCGCAGAAAGAGCAGCCATTCAGCACCGTTGTTCCCTCATGAGAAGTCTGCAAACGCTTACGTATTACCAACTCCTGTCGATTCAAAGTCCTCATCAATCTTCACGCAAGCAAACCACAGTGCACACTTATGGCATTCGTCTCCGCTTGAACCCATAAAAACCGTTCATAAAGAAGCGGAAACCAACATCTATTCCCGTCTCCCTCGTCCTTCAGAAACTACTCAGCACGCCTTTTCTGGACCGGTCAAACCATCCTCAACCCGTCTTCCAGTTCCGGGTCAGGCTCACTCATCTTCTCCAAGGATGTCTCCTGCGGCTTCACCTCCCCTCGCTTCTTCTCCGCGGATCAACGAACTCCATGAGCTTCCTAGACCACCGGGTCAATCTGCTCCTCCACGACGCTCTAAATCTCCTGGTCTGACTGGTCACTCAGCTCCTGTAACCACGTGGAGTCAAGAAAGAAGCAATGTAGCTGTGTCCAAGAACATTGTAGCATCACCACTTCCGGTTCCACCTTTGGTTGTACCAAGAAGCTACTCCATACCTTCAGTAAACCAGAGAGAACAACCCTTTCCTGACACTGACAGAGTAGTCTCTCCACCGCCTCTGCCTCTAACTCCAGCGTCTCTGATGAATCTCAGATCGCTCTCTCGGTCTCGGTCTCGGGTCGGGGAAGCTGCTTCTCAGAGCGGTCAAATAAGAG GAGTAAAATTGATTGGACGATGA
- the LOC106356678 gene encoding phytyl ester synthase 2, chloroplastic codes for MAITITDGICPIFSSGSRRADFSYLKSNQRLTSVALGRLRDGSKATATVNPYSDTEAARPEERKSLMDFLAEAENFYISEGGDGGPPRWFSPLECSSRAPGSPLLLYIPGIDGTGLGLIRQHRRLGEIFDVWCLHFPATDRTPARDIVRLIERTVRSESYRVPNRPIYIVGESVGACFALDVAASNPDIDIVLILANPVTRVNNFMLQPLSSLLEILPDQVPSLIEDNFVFREGYHQYAAMFESMLNETVKQMGGGLLGDIFAASANLPTLARIFPKDTLLWKLQLLKSASASAKSHMYTVKAQTLILLSGRDQWLLNKEDIERLCCALPKCEVREFANNGQFLFLEDGVDLATILKIAYYYRRGKKLDYISDYTLPTPFELKEFEQSQRLLTDAVSPVFLSTLDNGTVVRSLAGIPSEGPVLYVGNHMLLGLELRPAAIHFLKERNIILRGLAHPLMFAKKIGSKLPDMQMFDSVRIIGAVPVSNTNFYKLLRSKAHVVLYPGGVREALHRKGEEYKLFWPEHSEFVRIASKFGTKIIPFGAVGEDDLCQMVLDYNDQMKIPFLKNIIEEITQDTIKLRNDEEGEVRNQDLHMPGLIPKIPGRYYIYFGKPIETKGREKELNDKEKAHEVYLEVKSEVERCMTYLKTKRESDPYRNIFPRLLYYLSHGLSSQIPTFDLPNH; via the exons ATGGCGATTACCATCACCGATGGTATCTGTCCCATCTTCTCCTCAGGTTCAAGAAGAGCTGATTTTTCCTACTTGAAGTCAAACCAACGGCTGACCTCCGTCGCGCTTGGACGTCTCCGGGATGGATCAAAAGCGACGGCCACGGTGAATCCCTATTCAGACACGGAGGCGGCGAGGCCGGAGGAGAGGAAGAGTTTGATGGACTTTTTGGCTGAAGCTGAAAATTTCTATATATCAGAGGGCGGAGATGGAGGTCCACCTCGGTGGTTCTCTCCATTAGAATGCAGCTCACGCGCTCCAGGATCTCCTCTTCTCCTCTATATACCTG GGATCGATGGTACTGGATTAGGGCTCATTCGCCAGCATAGGAGACTTGGAGA GATATTCGACGTATGGTGCCTTCACTTTCCAGCCACGGATCGTACACCTGCTCGAG ACATTGTGAGACTCATTGAGAGGACAGTTAGGTCGGAATCCTACCGTGTCCCAAACAGACCCATCTATATAGTTGGTGAATCTGTTGGAGCTTGTTTTGCTCTAGATGTTGCAGCGAGTAACCCTGATATTGATATTGTCTTGATTCTTGCTAATCCAG TCACACGCGTAAACAACTTCATGTTGCAACCGTTATCGAGTCTACTGGAAATATTGCCCGACCAAGTTCCCAGCTTGATAGAAGATAACTTTGTGTTTCGTGAAG GTTATCATCAGTATGCAGCAATGTTCGAGAGTATGCTGAATGAAACTGTCAAGCAGATGGGTGGAGGACTCTTAGGAGACATCTTTGCAGCCTCGGCTAATCTGCCT ACTCTGGCTAGGATCTTTCCCAAGGACACACTTCTATGGAAACTTCAACTGCTTAAGTCTGCTTCAGCATCTGCGAAGTCCCACATGTACACAGTCAAAGCCCAAACACTGATACTTCTGAG TGGACGTGATCAATGGCTACTGAACAAAGAAGACATTGAAAGACTCTGTTGTGCATTGCCGAAATGTGAAGTCCGTGAGTTTGCGAATAATGGACAGTTCCTCTTCTTG GAGGATGGAGTAGACCTGGCGACCATCCTTAAGATTGCCTATTATTATCGCCGTGGGAAGAAACTTGATTACATTTCTGATTACACTCTGCCTACTCCCTTTGAGCTCAAAGAGTTTGAACAATCACAAAG ATTGCTAACAGATGCTGTTTCTCCAGTATTCCTCTCAACTCTAGACAACGGTACAGTAGTAAGATCACTTGCAGGAATACCTTCAGAGGGACCTGTTCTGTATGTTGGCAACCACATGTTGCTTGGTCTCGAACTGCGTCCAGCAGCTATTCATTTCTTGAAAGAGAGGAACATTATCTTGCGTGGCCTTGCACATCCACTGATGTTTGCCAAAAAGATAGGCTCAAAGCTCCCTGATATGCAGATGTTCGACTCAGTTAGGATTATAGGCGCAGTTCCCGTCTCGAATACAAATTTCTACAAGCTGCTTCGTTCAAAGGCTCATGTGGTCTTGTATCCTGGAGGTGTCCGTGAAGCCTTGCACAGAAAG GGTGAAGAATACAAGCTGTTCTGGCCTGAACATTCAGAGTTTGTAAGGATTGCATCTAAGTTTGGAACAAAAATCATTCCTTTCGGCGCTGTTGGAGAAGATGATCTCTGTCAA ATGGTTTTGGATTACAATGATCAAATGAAGATCCCTTTCTTGAAGAACATCATAGAAGAGATAACACAGGACACTATTAAGCTGAG GAATGATGAAGAAGGCGAAGTGAGGAACCAAGATTTGCATATGCCTGGACTAATTCCAAAGATTCCTGGACGGTATTACATATACTTTGGGAAACCGATAGAAACAAAAGGTAGAGAGAAAGAGCTAAATGATAAAGAGAAAGCTCATGAGGTTTACTTGGAGGTCAAGTCTGAAGTAGAAAGGTGTATGACCTATTTGAAGACCAAAAGAGAAAGTGATCCTTACAGAAACATATTCCCAAGGCTGCTTTATTACCTCTCACATGGTCTCTCTTCTCAAATCCCAACCTTTGATCTCCCAAATCATTGA
- the LOC125576153 gene encoding uncharacterized protein LOC125576153 yields MAAKTDMSKAFDRVEWHYLQALLLSLGFDNIWVKWIMSCVTTVTYSVLLNGQSYGYISPQRGLRQGDPISPFLFVLCTEGLTHMMNQASLRGDLKGIQFNLAGPEVHHFFFADDSLFLFKAELSQCQVFQDILLKYGEATGQVINLSKSSLTFGKNTCPSLKAQIKSKLGIYSEGGAGSYLGLPECFSGSKVEMLAYIQDKMKGRMSGWYSRFLSQAGKDVILKSVAMAMPIYAMTCFKLPKTTCNNLKSAMAAFWWQASEDKSKIHWLSWDKLCISKEMGGMGFKDIELFNQALLAKQAWRILTNQDSLLTRFLQSRYFSNGSFLSATLGSRPSYAWRSILHGRELLEKGLRNSVGNGLSISVWSTPWLIDGERLRIPLMKNILVDLNLKVSDLMIPNSDLWDHQKLENLFYDQDIEIILKIKPAVSSPDFLCWNHTRSGEYSVKSGYWFAEKEAKKEAYVSSQALPSLNGIKSHIWSLNTAPKIKVFLWKVIGGAISVADHLIERGMKVDSRCQICGLEGESMNHVLFNCTIARQSWAICHFPAPVNGFDPSSIYSNIFYVLKMGNNQNWPVHIRRSGPWILWQIWKNRNSFLFKGSLIVGSKFATSLLQEADHWFLIKEMEKQEQAIDLEKKKRIIFGWKPPPSSWFKCDIGFDWDKNRKESGAAWILRNAEGKVLLHGRRSFSNIRSKSESSFQSWLWALESMKSLHFDHVIFSAEDRDIVNAISKPATWPSLKAFSFKLIEMLHEFLFWQVESQSRQALKPVFLIANSVIKEDLFQSYIASGFPGWLKKFFS; encoded by the coding sequence ATGGCTGCAAAAACGGATATGTCAAAAGCTTTTGACAGAGTGGAATGGCATTACCTTCAAGCATTACTTCTTTCTCTTGGTTTTGACAATATATGGGTGAAATGGATCATGTCCTGTGTTACTACAGTCACCTATTCAGTCCTTTTGAATGGTCAATCTTACGGTTACATTTCTCCACAGAGAGGACTCAGGCAAGGTGATCCTATCTCACCCTTCCTCTTTGTTCTCTGTACCGAAGGTCTTACTCACATGATGAATCAAGCTTCACTTAGAGGAGATCTGAAAGGAATTCAATTCAACTTGGCTGGCCCGGAAGttcaccattttttttttgcagatgatagtctgTTCCTATTCAAAGCTGAACTTTCTCAGTGCCAAGTCTTTCAAGACATCCTTCTCAAGTACGGGGAAGCTACAGGTCAGGTCATAAATCTCTCCAAATCATCACTAACCTTTGGCAAAAACACCTGTCCTTCTCTTAAAGCACAAATTAAATCAAAGCTTGGTATTTATTCGGAAGGAGGAGCTGGTTCTTATTTGGGTTTACCTGAGTGTTTCAGTGGCTCCAAAGTTGAAATGCTTGCATATATACAAGACAAAATGAAAGGCAGAATGTCTGGTTGGTATTCTAGATTTCTTTCTCAAGCTGGAAAggatgttattttaaaatctgtGGCTATGGCTATGCCTATATACGCCATGACTTGTTTTAAACTTCCTAAAACCACTTGTAACAACCTTAAATCAGCAATGGCAGCTTTCTGGTGGCAAGCTTCAGAGGATAAAAGTAAAATACATTGGCTTAGTTGGGATAAGCTTTGTATTTCAAAGGAAATGGGAGGAATGGGTTTCAAGGATATTGAATTATTTAATCAAGCTCTTCTTGCTAAACAAGCTTGGAGGATCCTCACAAATCAAGATTCTCTCTTGACTCGGTTTTTGCAAAGTAGATACTTTTCTAATGGTTCCTTCTTATCAGCAACTCTTGGGTCCAGACCTTCCTACGCATGGCGCAGTATTTTGCATGGTAGAGAACTTTTGGAAAAAGGCTTAAGGAATTCGGTTGGTAATGGTCTCTCTATATCGGTTTGGTCCACGCCTTGGCTGATTGATGGTGAACGTCTTCGCATTCCTCTCATGAAGAATATCTTGGTGGACCTTAATCTTAAAGTCTCTGACCTTATGATTCCCAACTCTGATCTCTGGGACCATCAAAAGTTGGAAAACCTGTTTTATGATCAAGATATTGAAATCATTCTTAAGATTAAACCAGCAGTGTCTTCTCCTGATTTTCTTTGCTGGAACCACACCCGTTCAGGTGAATACTCTGTGAAATCAGGCTATTGGTTTGCAGAAAAGGAGGCAAAAAAGGAAGCTTATGTCTCAAGTCAAGCTCTACCCTCCTTAAATGGCATCAAAAGTCATATATGGTCACTGAACACAGcaccaaaaataaaagttttcctCTGGAAAGTTATTGGAGGCGCTATTTCTGTTGCTGACCATCTAATAGAAAGAGGAATGAAGGTAGATTCTCGCTGTCAAATTTGTGGTTTGGAGGGAGAGTCAATGAATCATGTACTTTTCAACTGTACTATTGCAAGACAATCCTGGGCTATTTGTCACTTCCCTGCCCCGGTAAATGGTTTCGACCCCTCCTCCATCTACTCCAACATCTTCTATGTTTTAAAGATGGGGAACAATCAAAACTGGCCTGTCCATATCAGGAGAAGTGGTCCTTGGATTCTATGGCAAATCTGGAAAAATAGGAATAGTTTTCTATTCAAAGGAAGCCTCATTGTGGGATCAAAATTCGCAACATCGTTATTACAGGAGGCTGATCATTGGTTCCTAATCAAAGAAAtggaaaaacaagaacaagCCATTGATcttgagaagaaaaaaaggatCATCTTTGGATGGAAACCCCCTCCTTCATCATGGTTCAAATGTGACATTGGCTTCGATTGGGACAAAAATAGGAAGGAAAGTGGTGCGGCATGGATACTTAGGAATGCTGAAGGGAAAGTTTTACTGCACGGTAGAAGATCCTTCTCAAACATTCGCAGTAAATCAGAATCCTCTTTTCAAAGCTGGCTTTGGGCTTTAGAAAGTATGAAGTCTCTCCACTTTGATCACGTTATCTTCTCGGCTGAAGACAGAGACATTGTTAATGCTATTTCAAAACCTGCTACATGGCCATCTCTAAAAGCTTTTTCCTTTAAGCTTATCGAAATGCTccatgaatttttgttttggcAGGTGGAATCACAATCTCGTCAAGCCCTCAAACCAGTCTTTCTTATAGCAAATAGTGTCATAAAGGAGGATCTGTTCCAATCCTACATTGCATCAGGGTTCCCTGGCTGGCTTAAGAAGTTTTTTTCGTAA
- the LOC106352710 gene encoding uncharacterized protein At2g33490-like isoform X1, whose protein sequence is MMKASLGRLRRFALPTKVDAVNIEELFPTTQIDGLARASKDMQEMREGYDRLLSVAAATANSAYEFSESLGEMGSCLEQISPHNDEESGRILLKLGQVQFELQKLVDTYRSQIFKTITRPSESLLSDLRTVEDMKQQCEEKRDVVKNMVMEHVKDKVHLKGSKGEKLIRRQLETARDELQDEATLCIFRLKSLKEGQARSLLTQAARHHTAQKHLFLAGLKSLEAVEKQVRIAAERQHIDCELSDNENEMESSEDDDDDDRHFNRDGELSFDYITSEQRVEALPTPQGSMKVNADHREENPMSYQDRRKSSHSAPLFPHEKSANAYVLPTPVDSKSSSIFTQANHSAHLWHSSPLEPIKTVHKEAETNIYSRLPRPSETTQHAFSGPVKPSSTRLPVPGQAHSSSPRMSPAASPPLASSPRINELHELPRPPGQSAPPRRSKSPGLTGHSAPVTTWSQERSNVAVSKNIVASPLPVPPLVVPRSYSIPSVNQREQPFPDTDRVVSPPPLPLTPASLMNLRSLSRSRSRVGEAASQSGQIRGNEHCVFCNLGTAKSSSSPMILRQELLFMSNAGVKLIGR, encoded by the exons ATGATGAAAGCATCGTTAGGGAGGTTAAGGAGATTCGCATTGCCCACCAAGGTCGATGCGGTTAATATTGAAGAGCTTTTTCCTACTACACAGATTGATGGCCTTGCTCGAGCCTCCAAG GATATGCAAGAAATGAGGGAGGGTTATGATAGATTACTCTCTGTGGCTGCTGCCACTGCCAATAGCGCTTATG AGTTTTCTGAATCATTGGGGGAGATGGGTTCATGCTTGGAGCAAATCTCTCCTCATAACGATGAAGAAAGTG GTAGAATTTTGCTCAAGTTGGGTCAAGTTCAGTTTGAGCTTCAGAAACTCGTCGACACTTAT CGTTCTCAAATATTCAAGACCATTACACGACCGTCAGAGTCACTTCTCAGTGACCTTAGAACCGTCGAG GATATGAAGCAACAATGTGAAGAAAAGAG AGACGTTGTTAAGAACATGGTGATGGAGCATGTGAAAGACAAGGTACACCTTAAAGGCAGTAAAGGGGAGAAACTTATACGCCGACAGTTGGAGACTGCTCGTGATGAGCTACAAGACGAGGCCACCTTGTGCATTTTCCGATTAAAATCTCTAAAGGAAGGACAAGCTCGAAGTCTCCTCACACAAGCAGCCCGCCACCACACTGCTCAG AAGCATCTGTTCTTGGCTGGTCTAAAATCACTTGAGGCAGTAGAGAAACAAGTCAGAATTGCTGCGGAGAGACAACACATCGACTGTGAGCTCTCTGATAACGAGAACGAAATGGAATCTagtgaggatgatgatgatgatgaccgACATTTTAACAGAGATGGAGAACTCAGCTTTGACTACATAACAAGTGAGCAGAGAGTAGAAGCTCTACCTACACCACAAGGATCGATGAAGGTAAATGCAGATCATAGAGAAGAGAACCCAATGTCATACCAAGATCGCAGAAAGAGCAGCCATTCAGCACCGTTGTTCCCTCATGAGAAGTCTGCAAACGCTTACGTATTACCAACTCCTGTCGATTCAAAGTCCTCATCAATCTTCACGCAAGCAAACCACAGTGCACACTTATGGCATTCGTCTCCGCTTGAACCCATAAAAACCGTTCATAAAGAAGCGGAAACCAACATCTATTCCCGTCTCCCTCGTCCTTCAGAAACTACTCAGCACGCCTTTTCTGGACCGGTCAAACCATCCTCAACCCGTCTTCCAGTTCCGGGTCAGGCTCACTCATCTTCTCCAAGGATGTCTCCTGCGGCTTCACCTCCCCTCGCTTCTTCTCCGCGGATCAACGAACTCCATGAGCTTCCTAGACCACCGGGTCAATCTGCTCCTCCACGACGCTCTAAATCTCCTGGTCTGACTGGTCACTCAGCTCCTGTAACCACGTGGAGTCAAGAAAGAAGCAATGTAGCTGTGTCCAAGAACATTGTAGCATCACCACTTCCGGTTCCACCTTTGGTTGTACCAAGAAGCTACTCCATACCTTCAGTAAACCAGAGAGAACAACCCTTTCCTGACACTGACAGAGTAGTCTCTCCACCGCCTCTGCCTCTAACTCCAGCGTCTCTGATGAATCTCAGATCGCTCTCTCGGTCTCGGTCTCGGGTCGGGGAAGCTGCTTCTCAGAGCGGTCAAATAAGAGGTAACGAACACTGTGTTTTTTGTAACCTTGGAACTGCGAAATCTTCATCATCACCCATGATTTTAAGACAGGAGTTGTTGTTCATGTCAAACGCAGGAGTAAAATTGATTGGACGATGA
- the LOC106356676 gene encoding NAC domain-containing protein 104-like, which translates to MEPKHKALPVGFRFRPTDCEISKYFLTRKALEQRMRAPNVPEECHDIFSRRPRDLPGYPRETHWYFYCRKLNGQVTFNPHSIWKQIGEETGVLDPKNNDTLVGIKRPFTFVDHEEPDDILLSDKDESPQYNWFMDVFSLPLTISETDWVLCHVFRKNNEPESEEEGENEEKETVDAESLDLLIEKDGNILPPSPSPP; encoded by the exons ATGGAACCAAAACACAAAGCTTTGCCTGTAGGATTCAGGTTTCGTCCAACAGATTGtgagatttcaaaatatttcttGACGAGAAAAGCTCTGGAACAACGAATGAGAGCTCCCAATGTACCTGAAGAGTGTCATGATATCTTCTCAAGACGTCCTCGTGACCTGCCTG GCTATCCAAGAGAAACGCATTGGTACTTTTATTGCAGAAAACTTAACGGCCAAGTTACTTTCAACCCTCATAGTATTTGGAAACAAATCGGAGAAGAAACTGGTGTGTTAGATCCAAAGAATAATGATACATTAGTCGGTATCAAACGTCCATTCACTTTCGTTGATCATGAAGAGCCCGACGATATTCTTTTGTCAGATAAAGACGAATCTCCACAATACAATTGGTTCATGGATGTATTTAGCCTCCCGTTGACAATTTCAGAGACTGATTGGGTTTTGTGCCATGTTTTTCGCAAGAATAACGAACCTGAAtccgaagaagaaggagaaaatgaagaaaaagaaacgGTTGATGCAGAGAGTTTGGATCTTCTTATAGAGAAAGATGGAAATATTCTtcctccatctccttctccacCTTAG
- the LOC106352710 gene encoding uncharacterized protein At2g33490-like isoform X3 — MKQQCEEKRDVVKNMVMEHVKDKVHLKGSKGEKLIRRQLETARDELQDEATLCIFRLKSLKEGQARSLLTQAARHHTAQKHLFLAGLKSLEAVEKQVRIAAERQHIDCELSDNENEMESSEDDDDDDRHFNRDGELSFDYITSEQRVEALPTPQGSMKVNADHREENPMSYQDRRKSSHSAPLFPHEKSANAYVLPTPVDSKSSSIFTQANHSAHLWHSSPLEPIKTVHKEAETNIYSRLPRPSETTQHAFSGPVKPSSTRLPVPGQAHSSSPRMSPAASPPLASSPRINELHELPRPPGQSAPPRRSKSPGLTGHSAPVTTWSQERSNVAVSKNIVASPLPVPPLVVPRSYSIPSVNQREQPFPDTDRVVSPPPLPLTPASLMNLRSLSRSRSRVGEAASQSGQIRGNEHCVFCNLGTAKSSSSPMILRQELLFMSNAGVKLIGR; from the exons ATGAAGCAACAATGTGAAGAAAAGAG AGACGTTGTTAAGAACATGGTGATGGAGCATGTGAAAGACAAGGTACACCTTAAAGGCAGTAAAGGGGAGAAACTTATACGCCGACAGTTGGAGACTGCTCGTGATGAGCTACAAGACGAGGCCACCTTGTGCATTTTCCGATTAAAATCTCTAAAGGAAGGACAAGCTCGAAGTCTCCTCACACAAGCAGCCCGCCACCACACTGCTCAG AAGCATCTGTTCTTGGCTGGTCTAAAATCACTTGAGGCAGTAGAGAAACAAGTCAGAATTGCTGCGGAGAGACAACACATCGACTGTGAGCTCTCTGATAACGAGAACGAAATGGAATCTagtgaggatgatgatgatgatgaccgACATTTTAACAGAGATGGAGAACTCAGCTTTGACTACATAACAAGTGAGCAGAGAGTAGAAGCTCTACCTACACCACAAGGATCGATGAAGGTAAATGCAGATCATAGAGAAGAGAACCCAATGTCATACCAAGATCGCAGAAAGAGCAGCCATTCAGCACCGTTGTTCCCTCATGAGAAGTCTGCAAACGCTTACGTATTACCAACTCCTGTCGATTCAAAGTCCTCATCAATCTTCACGCAAGCAAACCACAGTGCACACTTATGGCATTCGTCTCCGCTTGAACCCATAAAAACCGTTCATAAAGAAGCGGAAACCAACATCTATTCCCGTCTCCCTCGTCCTTCAGAAACTACTCAGCACGCCTTTTCTGGACCGGTCAAACCATCCTCAACCCGTCTTCCAGTTCCGGGTCAGGCTCACTCATCTTCTCCAAGGATGTCTCCTGCGGCTTCACCTCCCCTCGCTTCTTCTCCGCGGATCAACGAACTCCATGAGCTTCCTAGACCACCGGGTCAATCTGCTCCTCCACGACGCTCTAAATCTCCTGGTCTGACTGGTCACTCAGCTCCTGTAACCACGTGGAGTCAAGAAAGAAGCAATGTAGCTGTGTCCAAGAACATTGTAGCATCACCACTTCCGGTTCCACCTTTGGTTGTACCAAGAAGCTACTCCATACCTTCAGTAAACCAGAGAGAACAACCCTTTCCTGACACTGACAGAGTAGTCTCTCCACCGCCTCTGCCTCTAACTCCAGCGTCTCTGATGAATCTCAGATCGCTCTCTCGGTCTCGGTCTCGGGTCGGGGAAGCTGCTTCTCAGAGCGGTCAAATAAGAGGTAACGAACACTGTGTTTTTTGTAACCTTGGAACTGCGAAATCTTCATCATCACCCATGATTTTAAGACAGGAGTTGTTGTTCATGTCAAACGCAGGAGTAAAATTGATTGGACGATGA